A window of the Chloroflexus sp. Y-396-1 genome harbors these coding sequences:
- a CDS encoding ferredoxin encodes MPYVITEPCIGTKDASCVAVCPVDCIYEGDDQYYINPDECIDCGACEPECPVEAIFADDAVPEQWKSYIEKNRKFFEG; translated from the coding sequence GTGCCATACGTTATTACTGAGCCGTGCATCGGCACGAAAGACGCCTCGTGCGTGGCGGTCTGTCCGGTGGATTGCATTTATGAGGGTGACGACCAGTATTACATCAACCCCGACGAATGCATTGATTGTGGCGCGTGCGAACCAGAATGCCCGGTCGAGGCCATCTTCGCCGATGACGCCGTGCCAGAGCAGTGGAAGAGCTACATCGAGAAGAATCGCAAGTTCTTTGAGGGATAA
- a CDS encoding HD family phosphohydrolase, whose protein sequence is MKALSYRRLSRWFVPPQWLSLSRRQIRLLLAALLLWAGIWAVLSFRLPGAGGLQVGQPSPLSISSPTEVIYTSEVLTAERRAQAANNPDNLVYFNDPQIPIEQRQQLFSLLETIGRIRTDPTLSAAERIRALSKLPSANVQLTNEQARLILELDDEAWSLLRTTILNLYDRAIERYDYAIDERALNQLRERWLSFWLATTSLDDAQRELAQTMTAAFLRVNRTLDTAATEERRANAQAQVAPVEVKVLAGEMIIRAGEIVTPAHIEKLQATGAMPRPLGWSELLGDALLAAMLVAGIIGYLCVFQSKIAAHPRSLFVLMTSIIITLAFARLVLLIYDARPIFFPLAMLAVVTTVVFCGQIGFATSLLTAIVVGVLEGNDLTLTATLFASCTSAILLTRSADRLRSFLIAGLGVTATVIGLEVTFWLSQQAIFTITGFGGWMLPTLLAALVNGGLTTILSFGLFNVVGRMAGQVTALQLMELAHPSRPLLRKLIREAPGTYYHSVAVGNLAEAAAEAIGADALLLRVAAYYHDIGKTIRPAFFTDNQMGRENVHDDLDPYTSAQIIIDHVREGIKIARAAGLPEQIIDFIATHHGTGLVRHFYQLALQRYDHVDERDFRYPGPRPQTREQAILMLADSVEATVRAKAQHGKLVARRNNESAERTPNGTVTLDELVQSIIDARVREGELSDAPLTMRELRQIKDVFVNNLQSIYHPRVDYAPSLIRS, encoded by the coding sequence ATGAAAGCTCTTTCCTACCGCCGGTTATCCCGTTGGTTTGTACCTCCACAATGGTTGTCGCTTTCACGTCGACAGATACGGCTCCTTCTGGCGGCGCTTTTACTCTGGGCGGGAATCTGGGCAGTCCTGTCGTTCAGACTGCCCGGCGCCGGTGGTTTACAGGTCGGTCAGCCCAGTCCACTGAGTATTTCTTCGCCTACCGAGGTCATCTACACCAGTGAGGTGCTCACTGCTGAACGTCGCGCACAGGCTGCCAACAACCCCGATAATCTGGTTTACTTCAACGATCCTCAAATCCCGATAGAGCAACGCCAACAACTTTTTAGCCTTCTTGAAACCATTGGTCGGATTCGCACCGATCCGACGCTTTCAGCAGCCGAACGCATCCGCGCACTGAGCAAGCTGCCGAGTGCTAATGTCCAGCTCACGAACGAACAGGCACGCTTGATTCTAGAACTCGACGATGAAGCATGGTCATTACTACGCACGACAATCCTTAATCTGTACGACCGAGCCATCGAACGGTACGATTACGCCATTGATGAACGAGCGCTCAACCAGCTCCGCGAGCGCTGGCTGAGTTTTTGGCTGGCAACGACTTCGCTTGATGATGCTCAGCGCGAGCTGGCCCAAACAATGACGGCAGCGTTTCTTCGGGTTAATCGAACTCTGGATACCGCAGCTACCGAAGAGCGTCGGGCAAACGCTCAAGCTCAGGTAGCGCCGGTTGAAGTCAAAGTGCTGGCAGGAGAGATGATCATCCGTGCCGGAGAGATTGTCACTCCCGCCCATATCGAAAAACTTCAGGCTACTGGGGCAATGCCACGACCGTTAGGATGGTCTGAATTGCTTGGCGATGCTTTGCTAGCAGCAATGCTTGTCGCTGGGATTATTGGCTATCTCTGTGTGTTCCAGTCCAAAATTGCTGCTCATCCCCGCTCTCTCTTCGTCCTGATGACTAGTATCATCATAACGCTGGCATTTGCACGTCTGGTGTTGCTCATCTACGATGCACGGCCAATTTTCTTTCCGCTGGCTATGCTGGCGGTAGTGACCACGGTTGTCTTTTGCGGTCAGATTGGTTTTGCCACCAGTTTGCTAACCGCGATTGTGGTAGGTGTACTGGAAGGTAATGATTTGACCCTGACTGCGACGCTCTTTGCCAGTTGTACCAGCGCTATTCTCCTGACCCGCAGTGCTGATCGCTTGCGTTCGTTTCTCATTGCCGGTCTAGGTGTGACCGCAACGGTGATCGGGCTTGAGGTTACGTTCTGGCTGAGTCAACAGGCTATCTTTACCATTACCGGTTTTGGCGGCTGGATGCTCCCAACCCTCCTAGCCGCCCTCGTCAATGGCGGGTTGACCACTATTCTCTCGTTTGGCCTGTTTAACGTTGTCGGGCGGATGGCCGGGCAGGTCACAGCGTTGCAGTTAATGGAGCTAGCGCATCCATCGCGACCGTTGCTGCGGAAACTGATCCGTGAAGCACCGGGTACCTATTACCATAGCGTTGCGGTGGGGAATCTGGCCGAGGCTGCGGCTGAGGCGATTGGAGCCGATGCGCTCTTGCTCCGCGTGGCGGCTTACTACCACGATATTGGTAAGACGATACGTCCGGCTTTTTTTACCGATAACCAGATGGGCCGCGAAAACGTCCACGATGATCTTGATCCTTATACCAGTGCACAGATCATCATCGACCACGTCCGTGAGGGGATCAAAATAGCGCGCGCTGCCGGACTGCCGGAACAGATTATCGATTTTATCGCAACGCACCATGGCACCGGTCTGGTACGCCATTTTTATCAACTGGCCTTGCAGCGGTACGATCACGTTGATGAACGTGATTTTCGTTATCCAGGACCACGCCCCCAAACTCGTGAACAAGCCATCTTGATGTTAGCCGACTCGGTGGAGGCTACGGTGCGGGCGAAGGCCCAGCATGGTAAACTCGTTGCTAGACGGAACAACGAATCTGCCGAACGTACACCCAATGGGACAGTTACCCTTGATGAGCTGGTTCAGTCGATTATTGATGCCCGTGTGCGTGAGGGTGAACTCAGTGATGCCCCACTGACTATGCGTGAGTTGCGGCAGATCAAGGACGTTTTCGTCAATAATTTGCAATCGATTTATCATCCGCGTGTTGATTATGCACCATCGCTTATCCGAAGCTGA
- a CDS encoding guanylate kinase, whose protein sequence is MEQLLNPVLQGKPPQPLLVVISGPSGVGKDSVLMRMRELGFPFHFVVTANSRPQRPGEIDGVDYHFVTTERFREMIQNDELLEWAEVYGQYKGIPKFEIRQAIASGRDVILRINVDGAATIKRLAPEAVFIFLAPASIDELRHRLLLRRTESPDEIERRLAMVNDEMAQLPNFDYVVINHADRLDETVGQIRAIISAEKARVYPRRISL, encoded by the coding sequence ATGGAACAGTTGCTTAATCCAGTGTTACAGGGTAAACCACCACAACCACTCCTCGTCGTCATTTCAGGGCCGTCTGGAGTAGGTAAAGACTCGGTCTTAATGCGGATGCGTGAGTTGGGTTTTCCGTTTCACTTCGTCGTGACGGCGAACAGTCGTCCGCAACGTCCGGGTGAGATCGACGGGGTAGACTATCATTTTGTGACGACTGAGCGCTTTCGTGAGATGATCCAGAACGACGAATTACTGGAATGGGCTGAGGTATACGGTCAGTATAAAGGCATTCCTAAGTTTGAGATTCGCCAGGCGATTGCGAGTGGGCGGGATGTGATCCTGCGGATCAATGTTGACGGTGCGGCAACCATTAAGCGGTTGGCGCCAGAGGCGGTCTTCATCTTTCTGGCGCCAGCCTCGATTGATGAGCTGCGTCACCGTCTGTTATTGCGACGTACTGAGTCGCCAGATGAAATCGAACGTCGCCTGGCGATGGTCAACGATGAAATGGCTCAGTTACCTAACTTCGATTACGTGGTTATCAATCATGCTGACCGCCTTGATGAAACGGTTGGTCAGATTCGTGCAATTATCAGTGCCGAGAAAGCGCGCGTTTATCCACGGCGGATTTCTCTCTAG
- a CDS encoding S9 family peptidase: MRHSRRVWWIGLIVALVGLVSPVFAAPIRNNIVNVDQFGDEKDLPPNLLSDEEIERIDRLQNDAKYPSALSEISPDDGAVLFSSADGIAFLEIETGDTVAVDTTVFDFFVPLPFFGFGRFSWQDERTLGVLAVNFFATGNEDAFAALAIDRYSGTITAQPVGIPDENIGIVSVAPNLTSWLIVREPPSEDDVDETEAFKPFTVRHTLGLPSPIALRVNRIELPARVQRRVDLLRQRRSDLLNRFLFQQQAEDNVVEVTRAPYDLFLYDATTRSERYITSIPYASALLGETWTSDSTYLAVSFIGVPDAEGRGFYVGSLFSEEIYRDVTGNLPPAQNPIIQNNNTYVVDAVSGQTQVIRPDPTLGAPILEAHDWAPGGQSLLIKAHHPAYLQGRTHPVYYPRFASRTSFRFYDRGSNGQLRQTGTFTHPMLSGGDVSFAFSIADFVSPDEIIVRGVVGSNRHPYYYNRVSGELRNLADRAGVYYNVVATSSRTRQIVFTYTSYTDPPDIYRLRWDGSALFRLTWYNEELRREANLRQDPVTFTLRNGQVRVGTLIQSADAPFPPRNVPLIVWQEGGPNVPMINQWQANVENPYALLPSFGFALLITPLAGRHGYTPEVFNSLVDRNNFGQIDIDEQAEIVQQAIARGWTSRGKVGITGCSYGGYFVLQSIVRYPDLYTAANPQCAFIDLISDWTLGGGPLVPYMEGLPPYKAIREYVNDSPSYGVDRVKAAVLTFHGTEDFLPIVQNENFHLQLVNRGVPARMVRFIYEGHGLSMAENQLYAAQEQIAWFRTHLK; encoded by the coding sequence ATGCGACACTCTCGCCGAGTGTGGTGGATCGGATTGATAGTCGCTCTCGTCGGGCTGGTTTCACCCGTCTTTGCTGCGCCAATTCGCAACAATATCGTAAATGTTGACCAATTTGGTGATGAAAAAGACCTGCCCCCGAACCTGCTCAGTGATGAAGAAATTGAGCGTATTGATCGTCTGCAAAACGATGCAAAGTATCCGAGTGCGTTAAGTGAGATCAGTCCTGACGATGGTGCAGTGTTGTTCAGTTCGGCAGACGGTATCGCCTTTCTTGAGATCGAAACCGGTGATACCGTTGCGGTTGATACTACCGTGTTTGACTTCTTTGTCCCGTTGCCATTCTTTGGCTTTGGTCGTTTTAGCTGGCAAGATGAGCGTACTCTGGGTGTATTGGCGGTAAACTTCTTCGCGACCGGTAATGAAGACGCTTTTGCTGCACTTGCCATTGATCGATATAGCGGAACGATCACGGCGCAACCGGTTGGTATTCCTGACGAAAATATCGGGATTGTCTCCGTTGCCCCAAACCTGACCAGTTGGCTCATTGTGCGTGAGCCACCTTCTGAGGATGATGTTGATGAAACTGAGGCATTCAAGCCATTTACCGTTCGGCATACTCTTGGTCTCCCTTCACCGATTGCGCTGCGCGTCAATCGCATTGAACTGCCAGCACGAGTTCAGCGGCGTGTCGATTTGTTGCGTCAACGGCGTTCCGATCTCTTGAATCGATTTCTCTTCCAGCAGCAGGCTGAAGATAATGTGGTTGAAGTGACCCGTGCTCCGTATGACCTCTTCCTCTATGATGCGACTACTAGGAGCGAACGGTATATCACCAGTATTCCTTACGCTTCCGCATTACTCGGTGAAACCTGGACAAGCGACTCCACATATCTCGCCGTCTCGTTTATCGGTGTCCCCGATGCCGAAGGACGTGGATTTTATGTTGGTTCGCTCTTTTCAGAGGAGATTTATCGTGATGTGACCGGTAATCTGCCTCCGGCCCAGAACCCGATCATTCAGAACAATAACACGTATGTTGTTGATGCGGTCAGCGGCCAAACTCAGGTGATCCGACCCGATCCGACCCTTGGTGCACCCATTCTTGAAGCGCACGATTGGGCGCCTGGCGGTCAGTCATTGTTGATCAAGGCCCACCATCCGGCGTATCTGCAAGGACGTACTCATCCGGTGTACTACCCGCGCTTTGCTTCGCGCACCAGTTTCCGCTTCTACGACCGGGGAAGTAACGGTCAACTCCGTCAAACCGGTACATTTACTCATCCGATGCTCTCTGGTGGTGATGTTTCATTCGCGTTCAGCATTGCCGATTTTGTCAGCCCTGATGAGATCATTGTGCGGGGAGTGGTTGGCAGCAACCGTCATCCCTATTACTACAATCGCGTGTCAGGCGAATTGCGTAATCTCGCCGATCGTGCCGGTGTTTACTACAATGTTGTTGCCACCAGCAGCCGCACCCGCCAGATTGTCTTTACCTACACCTCATACACCGATCCGCCGGATATCTACCGTCTGCGTTGGGATGGCAGTGCCCTATTCCGGCTAACCTGGTATAACGAAGAGCTGCGCCGTGAGGCTAATCTCCGCCAAGACCCGGTGACCTTTACCCTACGGAACGGTCAGGTGCGGGTTGGTACCTTGATCCAATCGGCTGACGCTCCTTTCCCACCGCGTAATGTTCCTCTGATCGTCTGGCAGGAGGGTGGGCCAAATGTGCCAATGATTAATCAGTGGCAGGCCAATGTCGAAAATCCGTATGCCTTACTCCCTTCTTTCGGATTTGCGCTGCTGATAACGCCGCTTGCTGGTCGTCACGGTTACACTCCAGAAGTCTTTAACTCGCTGGTTGATCGAAATAATTTCGGGCAGATCGATATTGACGAACAGGCCGAGATTGTGCAACAGGCGATTGCTCGTGGTTGGACATCACGGGGCAAAGTTGGCATTACCGGGTGTTCGTATGGAGGCTACTTCGTGCTGCAAAGCATTGTGCGCTATCCCGATCTGTATACAGCGGCTAATCCGCAGTGTGCGTTCATCGATCTCATCAGTGATTGGACATTAGGTGGTGGCCCACTGGTGCCGTATATGGAGGGATTGCCACCGTATAAAGCTATTCGTGAATACGTCAACGACTCGCCGAGTTACGGTGTTGATCGGGTGAAAGCGGCTGTGCTAACCTTCCACGGTACCGAGGATTTCTTGCCGATCGTGCAGAACGAGAACTTCCATCTGCAACTGGTCAATCGTGGCGTTCCAGCACGAATGGTGCGCTTTATCTACGAAGGGCATGGTCTGTCAATGGCAGAAAACCAGCTTTATGCTGCTCAGGAGCAGATCGCTTGGTTCCGGACTCATCTGAAGTAG
- a CDS encoding glucosaminidase domain-containing protein, whose amino-acid sequence MYTADSPILGPQTAAMDQMSRYILSRPHGEYTEKDIADVIIPAYVQVCLPVGVDPLIAVAQMIHETGNLTSFWSQRPRRNPAGIGVTGQWQTHQPADLRGWAYNTQRQRWEAGLSFATWADDAIPAQVGRLLAYALPEGSETPPQRSLIAKALSYRPFPRAFRGSARTIKQLGRAHNPLGAQGAGWASPGHNYGEAIARIANQILAIPLT is encoded by the coding sequence ATGTACACTGCTGATAGCCCAATTCTTGGCCCGCAAACCGCTGCAATGGATCAGATGAGTCGTTATATCCTCAGCCGACCTCACGGTGAATATACCGAAAAGGATATTGCTGATGTGATAATTCCCGCATACGTGCAGGTATGTTTACCGGTAGGAGTTGATCCACTGATCGCTGTTGCTCAGATGATCCACGAGACCGGCAATTTAACCAGTTTCTGGAGCCAGCGACCACGACGCAACCCGGCCGGAATTGGGGTTACCGGTCAGTGGCAAACTCATCAACCGGCCGATCTGCGTGGATGGGCATACAACACGCAACGCCAGCGTTGGGAAGCCGGGCTAAGCTTTGCGACCTGGGCCGACGATGCCATTCCGGCACAGGTGGGTCGTTTGTTAGCGTATGCCTTGCCAGAAGGAAGTGAAACACCACCGCAACGTTCCTTAATTGCCAAAGCGCTCAGCTATCGCCCATTCCCACGGGCTTTCCGGGGAAGCGCACGCACGATCAAGCAATTGGGGCGTGCCCATAATCCACTCGGTGCGCAGGGCGCTGGATGGGCCAGCCCCGGCCATAACTACGGTGAAGCAATTGCGCGGATTGCCAATCAAATTCTGGCGATTCCCCTTACGTAG
- the apaG gene encoding Co2+/Mg2+ efflux protein ApaG, whose translation MIRRPFYYRLSEGMRISVRPYYLPGHSFPPLQRYVFAYEVRIENISRRTAQLMRRRWLIYDSIGEEQEVVGDGVVGLQPTLGPGDVHEYQSFCVLKSPRGWMEGEYFFRTPDNQTFAASIPRFDLIADVEMIDDDDLLR comes from the coding sequence ATGATACGACGACCATTCTATTATCGTCTGAGTGAAGGAATGCGCATTAGTGTCCGCCCGTATTACCTGCCGGGGCACTCGTTTCCGCCGTTGCAGCGCTACGTCTTTGCTTACGAGGTGCGGATCGAAAACATTAGCCGACGTACCGCGCAGTTGATGCGTCGGCGCTGGTTGATCTATGACTCCATAGGTGAAGAACAAGAAGTTGTTGGTGATGGCGTTGTCGGTTTACAACCAACACTCGGCCCTGGTGATGTGCATGAATACCAAAGCTTCTGTGTGCTTAAGTCACCACGAGGATGGATGGAGGGAGAATACTTCTTTCGCACCCCCGACAACCAAACCTTTGCTGCCAGTATTCCGCGCTTTGATCTGATCGCTGATGTTGAGATGATTGACGACGATGACCTATTACGATAA
- a CDS encoding NFACT family protein translates to MYFDALTLTAVVEELRTTVLYGRIQRVVLVGPLTIGLEVYRDGRRHYLLASADAQTARIHLIGQRPTRGVDGETPFLLLLRKYVLGGRIINIEQPPYERVVLFSIAKPMESRKPTNDRDELVDDVDDDDATLTADNLLHCDLVVEPQDRRSNIILVDDNNTILDAIKRVSPRMSSRVILPRHVYTLPPAPDKRDPLRATAAEIAALTGNDPVKALVGAYRGVSPQVAREVLTRACGSIPQSTQGLPAYTVAARLREIFAEPPAPHLINDEQGPVGFAPYHPLHLPNAIPMPGMSAALEAFYSARQQPLGRDRRREELRERLLASREHIERQRAQIAAELKRAAELDRLRWEGEMIFAFLHQLPPRASELIVEGERIVLDPNRSLIEQAQERFKAYEKAKSARSILPERLAEAEQRLAGLDQLLALLEIADESHQIDLIATEAEEAGYLRPSTTRRPSLRSRPLQIRSSDGLPIYIGRTARQNEEVTFRIARPTDLWLHARHIHGAHVIIRADNPPQQTITEAAALAAYYSQARHDAAVEVDLCRRRSVRKIPGGPPGLVSYHPERTLRVKPQLCGEVVQKW, encoded by the coding sequence ATGTACTTTGATGCTCTTACATTAACTGCCGTCGTGGAAGAATTACGCACTACGGTGCTCTACGGACGGATTCAGCGCGTTGTCCTTGTTGGACCTCTAACGATTGGATTAGAGGTATACCGAGACGGTCGGCGCCATTATTTGCTGGCTTCAGCCGATGCGCAGACTGCACGGATTCATCTGATCGGTCAGCGGCCAACACGTGGCGTTGACGGTGAAACGCCCTTTCTCTTATTGTTACGCAAATACGTGCTCGGTGGTCGCATCATTAATATTGAACAGCCTCCCTACGAGCGAGTCGTTTTGTTCAGTATAGCGAAACCGATGGAGTCGCGCAAACCGACAAACGATCGCGACGAGTTGGTTGACGATGTTGACGACGATGACGCGACACTGACTGCCGATAACTTATTACATTGTGATCTTGTGGTGGAACCACAAGACCGGCGGAGTAACATCATCTTAGTTGATGATAATAACACCATTCTCGATGCGATCAAGCGGGTTTCACCTCGCATGAGTAGTCGAGTGATCTTGCCACGGCATGTGTATACGCTACCGCCAGCTCCCGACAAACGTGATCCGTTACGAGCTACCGCAGCCGAGATTGCAGCGTTAACAGGTAATGATCCGGTAAAAGCCCTGGTCGGAGCGTATCGGGGTGTCTCGCCACAAGTTGCCCGTGAAGTATTAACCCGGGCCTGTGGTTCAATTCCGCAATCAACCCAGGGATTACCGGCCTACACTGTGGCTGCCCGTTTACGCGAGATATTTGCTGAACCACCGGCACCGCATCTGATCAACGACGAGCAAGGTCCTGTCGGGTTTGCGCCATATCATCCCCTCCATCTCCCCAATGCAATCCCCATGCCAGGCATGAGCGCCGCGCTTGAAGCCTTTTATTCTGCCCGACAGCAACCGTTAGGACGTGATCGGCGACGTGAAGAGTTGCGGGAACGGCTCCTTGCCAGCCGTGAACATATCGAGCGCCAGCGTGCTCAGATTGCTGCTGAGCTGAAGCGTGCCGCCGAGCTGGATCGCTTACGCTGGGAAGGCGAGATGATCTTCGCGTTCCTCCATCAATTACCTCCACGAGCCAGCGAATTGATCGTAGAGGGAGAGCGCATTGTTCTCGACCCAAACCGGTCACTTATTGAACAAGCCCAAGAGCGTTTCAAGGCGTATGAAAAAGCAAAGAGCGCTCGTAGTATTCTGCCCGAACGATTGGCAGAGGCCGAACAGCGCCTGGCCGGTCTCGATCAGTTGCTCGCCTTGCTAGAAATTGCCGATGAATCGCATCAGATCGATCTGATTGCAACCGAAGCGGAAGAGGCCGGTTATCTCCGTCCTTCAACAACGCGCCGTCCTTCTTTGCGGTCACGGCCATTACAGATACGCTCGAGTGATGGCCTGCCGATCTATATTGGCCGCACTGCCCGGCAGAACGAAGAAGTAACCTTTCGCATCGCTCGCCCAACCGACTTGTGGTTACACGCCCGCCATATTCACGGCGCGCATGTCATTATTCGCGCCGATAATCCGCCGCAACAGACGATTACCGAAGCAGCAGCACTGGCCGCTTACTATAGTCAGGCACGGCATGACGCGGCAGTAGAGGTTGATCTCTGTCGGCGTCGATCAGTTCGTAAGATACCCGGCGGTCCGCCAGGGTTGGTCAGTTACCATCCTGAACGTACCTTGCGCGTTAAACCACAACTTTGTGGCGAAGTGGTACAAAAGTGGTAG
- a CDS encoding GatB/YqeY domain-containing protein, translating to MNIQERLANDLKDAMRAGDKMRVNAIRAARAALQAAQLDAAKQRFDAAVAEIEARYAGDPAAIEAAKANISIDSHAALSEAEQEAVIAREIKRRRDAVEIYQKAGRTDLAAAEEAEIAVLSEYLPKMLSPEELRPLVAAVIAELGVSGPSAMGKVMPVLLERFKGRAENRILSQVARELLSTG from the coding sequence ATGAATATCCAGGAACGTTTGGCAAACGATCTGAAAGATGCGATGCGTGCCGGTGATAAGATGCGCGTGAATGCGATTCGCGCGGCGCGGGCTGCACTTCAGGCTGCGCAACTCGACGCTGCCAAACAGCGCTTTGATGCCGCAGTTGCCGAAATTGAGGCCAGATATGCAGGTGATCCGGCGGCAATTGAAGCGGCCAAAGCGAATATTTCGATAGATAGCCACGCTGCTCTGAGCGAGGCTGAACAAGAGGCGGTGATTGCACGCGAGATTAAGCGTCGGCGTGATGCAGTAGAAATCTATCAGAAAGCCGGGCGTACCGATCTGGCCGCTGCTGAAGAGGCTGAGATCGCCGTCTTGAGCGAATATCTGCCCAAGATGCTCAGCCCTGAAGAATTACGACCATTAGTGGCGGCAGTGATTGCTGAACTAGGGGTCAGTGGCCCATCAGCAATGGGTAAGGTCATGCCGGTACTCCTCGAACGGTTTAAGGGTCGAGCCGAGAACCGCATTCTGAGTCAGGTGGCCCGTGAACTGCTGAGTACCGGGTAA